The Deinococcus betulae region AGGATAGAAGGCGTTGTGGGATATGAGCCCTGGCCGCCCTTTTTTGAAACCTCTTGCCCCAGCCAGGCCGTCAAGTGACCGCCGGCCTCTTTAAGGAGAAACCGCCCATGACCTCCCTTCCTTCTCAAAGCACAGTGGGCCTGTATTACGGCTCTTCTAACGGCGCGACCCAGCACGCCGCTGACCTCATCGCGGACGCCCTGAAGAGCCTGACAGGCCTGACCCTCCAGCCTCAGGACATCCGCAAGGCCGACCTGGCCCGCCTGCCCGAGCATCAGGTGCTGCTGCTGGGCTGCTCGACCTGGGATATCGGCGAACTTCAGTACGACTGGGAAGACCAGCTGGAGGCCTTCCAGGCGCTTGACCTGACCGGCGTGCAGGTGGGGTTCTTTGGCTGCGGAGACCAGTACGGCTACCCAGAAACCTTTCAGGACGCGCTGGGCATTCTGGCCGCCGCCGCCCAGGCCAGTGGCGCGGCCCTGATTGGCAAGGTCAGCACGGCCGGCTACGACTTCGGCGCCTCACGCGCCGTGCAGAACAACCTGTTTGTGGGCCTTCCGCTGGATGAGGACAACCAGCCCGAGTTGACTCCGGAGCGGGTGCAGCGCTGGGGGGCCCAGGTGGTCCACGAAGCCCAGCTACCTCTCCTGACCGAAACCCGATAACCAGAGCACCTGTCGGCCTCTTCAGGACATCGCTTTTTT contains the following coding sequences:
- a CDS encoding flavodoxin, which encodes MTSLPSQSTVGLYYGSSNGATQHAADLIADALKSLTGLTLQPQDIRKADLARLPEHQVLLLGCSTWDIGELQYDWEDQLEAFQALDLTGVQVGFFGCGDQYGYPETFQDALGILAAAAQASGAALIGKVSTAGYDFGASRAVQNNLFVGLPLDEDNQPELTPERVQRWGAQVVHEAQLPLLTETR